The Girardinichthys multiradiatus isolate DD_20200921_A chromosome 9, DD_fGirMul_XY1, whole genome shotgun sequence genome segment tcgGCTACTCTCGGCCACCCTGTCAGAtggtggattgaacagtgctctgtgaaatgttcaaacCTTCTGGGATATAGTTTCATAAATCAACCCTCCTCATCTGCACAGCTTTTTACCTgttttttctgctgtgtttcttggtcttcctgatgctcttttttcaccaatgttctctgaggcctttacagaacatctGAACTTATACTTCAATTAAATAACACACAGGTGAACTCTATTTACTTACTTTGTGGGTCGGATACATATGCAAGCTactcttttcagatttctattttctaacaaaacaaaacggaAAACCATTTATAAgtttccttccacctcacaagtatgcattactttgtgtcaGTCTGTCTCATGAAAAGCTAATAATATCGGCGTGTATTGTGGTTGTACTGTGACAAATTATAAGTGATCGTGGATCTGTGTTGCTCAGTACCCTCAGCTGCAACAAGATTCCTGGAGTCTTTTTCTGCTCTTGCTTTCAAGCTGATCGAGACCCTCACGCAGAAACTCCATCATCTGGAAAGGGAGGAACAATCTCAGCAATGTCACATTCAGACTCTGCAAGGTATCTCACTCCTGCATTAAAAACTGCTCACCCGAGTCTCATTCTAGATCTCATTATCTTTCTATTAAAACGTCCACGTTCCTTTTGTCAAGGAGAAGTAGAAGTTATTTATGAGTTACCATAATTATAACTAAGTAATTAacgtttatttaaatagcagcCTTCACAGGTGAAAACCACAGGGTGAAAGTCATCGAGGGCAAGggcatttaaaaacattgtaaaatgaGTTTAAATGTTCCAGATGTAAGGTTTTATCTAGAGGTGGAACCCCAGACTGACATCATTATAAACTGTTAAATTATGTCATTTCTAAAGCACAAACCACCTATAATTTGTTTAACTAAACCACTAATAGCTTCCTCTCATTGTCAAACACATGACATGTTatttggttaattggtttctctaaattggccttagatgtcagtgtgtgtgaacatggttgtttatcctgtgtatctctgtgttgccctgcgatggactggcaaccagTTCAGGGTGTAGACCGTCTCTCTCCCAGTgacagacaatggatggataaaccACGAGTTTTATTTCAGAACTCTAAACACTCCTCAGCTCTTCAGTTGTGATATTTGTGCAAATATACTTAGTCATTCGGGTTGTAGAACACCAAAGAAGAAGAGATGACTGTTTCCACAATAATGATTCTCTGTTATCAAAGGCTGTTTATAGtcattttggtttgatcagggaaTTTTTTGTGtcatacttaaatgtttcagatcaacaaactattttttATATCAGATAAGGAGAAGCTTGTTAAATGCTAACAGCAGTTTTcatatgatttcatttattaaaagagAAAAGCTAATTAAATCAACCTGGACATGTGGGGGAAAAACAGcgttaaatcatgatttaactgtgattaatcacatttttttttttggaaagctgagttcaATATCACCAGCCACCTGTATGCCAGATTAATGCCAGAACTGTAGAATTTAGATATCTAcgtctgacagcatgaagtaggctaaatgatctcaaaaagcaacccATCTTGCCTGGAGCTGAAGTAATCCCAGAATGCTTGAAAAGTAATCCCTCTGTCAGtttggaaaagtttaaaaaccCATTTCTAAAGATTTGAGACATCAGTGAATCAGAGTGAAAGCCATCAGCCACAAATGGAGTAaatatggaacagtggtgaacctacTCAGAAGAGACCTGCCTACCTTAATTACACCAAGAgcacaactcatccaggaggccaCAAACAAACCGaggacaacatctaaagcattgCAGACTCTCTTTCCTCAGTTAAGGTAATTGTtcaagatttaaaaagaaagagactggggaAAATGGCCTCCCCGGGAGAGATTCAAGGACAAAATCACTGCTGATCAAGGACAAAACAAAGAACCATTTCACATTCATCAGGAAAGTGTCTCTGTGATCCTCAAgacttttaggaaaatattccgctgactgacgagacaaaagtggaactttttggaagatGTGATAGCATGACGATCTCGGGCTGCTTCAGGACCCGGAttacttgctgtaattgatggaaccatgactTCCTTTcatcagaaaatcctgaagaagaGTCAGTTTGTCCTCCCATCATTTTGTGACGTTAGGCTCAAGCACACTTTGACTCTACAGCATCAAGGTCTGGACTTGAATTCAAATGAGATGTTGTGTGCATGATCTTATGCAGGCTCTCCATGCTTGGAAAACTGTCTAATATGGCTGATTTAAAACGCTTCCCCAAAATGTTGGCCAAAATGTCCTCCCCACTGATGTCAAAGACTCATTACCAGTTATCACAACTGCTAATTGGCAGTCGCTGCCACAAAAGGTGGCAAAATCGGTCATTAAATTTAGGTTGGGGATGGATTTTCACAAAGGGCCAAGTTGATTTGGATTCAATTTCCatttaatttcaattcagtttgtttatattgcaccaattcacaacacatgccgtctcaaggcactttgcaaagtcagttcaatcgaatcagacagatttcaagttgatcctagttatgaaccagtgcagtcagattcggtTTGTTATTTAAATTGATTACAAGTtttctaaggaaatccagcagattgtatcctgtcagtgacttgcagcattaactcctcctggatgagcatgtagagacagtggagagtcgCTTGCGTTGtcattgcagcaatccctcatactgagcatgcatgtagcgacaatgaACCTGACCAAACAGCTTTCTTccctgaataaatgaaatcattgtttGAAAGCTGCCTTTTGTGGAGGTATGAATTGGTGGAGAGGAGAACTGACCCAGAGCCTGGTGTGAGGGGAAGCCTGCATGTTTGCTTGCGTATGATACCATGAAGTGAGATCTGGAAGCTGCGAGACCAGACCTTGAATTCTGGATCTACTtcacatattcatgtgttcattggcataaataaaatgcagaaattACAGACCTTGCTTTaccttttaatttagtttaaaaaaatcagtgCACTGAACAACATTAGGTTAGGTTTATTGTTTGAATGACAGTCATTTAATCCACTCCATACTtgctgttttactttgtttgcCTCTGGAGTGACTTCAGAAAAGGAATGCAGTAGCTGAATACTTTGCGGCTAAAGGGAAGTGAGCAGATGTACGGGTAAAATATGGCTTCATGTTTAGTGGTGCATCAGCCATGATGGTACCACTTAAAGGAACATTGCTACAATATCAATGTGATCTTTTACAGTTTATTCACTTTAATTAAACTAACTTTCACTTATTGACCTACTGATTGTACcacatacagtgccttaaaccttttcacattgtgtcacACTATAATCATAAACCTCAATATATGTTTTATTGGAAGTTTACATGATAGACCAACTTTAGTCGgcccccttttactctgatgaacccaaataaaatccagtatcACCAGTagcctaattagtaaatagtttCCAAGTGTTCTGCAACAGTGGATTCATCCCACTTCTTCCGAAATGAAGACATTGATCTGCTTATTGCAGAGGAGGTGCAGAGCCTTCGTGAAGAGCTCAGGAAGAGGGACCAAGAAAGGGAAAACCTGAGTTCAGGAGTGGAGCGGAGGATGGAGCAGTGGAGGAGAGAGGTTGGACGTGAGCTCAGCAGCCTGCGGGGAAATATCACCCAGGCCGCATCGCGAGGCAACCCAGAAGAGAGGTGCAATATTTCTGGAGCTGCTGTCTCATCACATCATAGGTTCAGCATTAAAGCGATATAAATATTTTGCCTCGTCTGTGATATGTTTTCTGTCCGTTTCTCCAGTTTCAGCTTGAAGCTCCGTCGGGATGAGCTGGAGCACCTGCGAAGAGAGCTGGACGCTCTGAAAACACGGATAAGTGGGTCACAAATACAAGCATCGCTGTGCTGTATTGATTCAGCCGCTTGTCTCGTCATTCAGACAGGAAAACCACTGCTCACATCTTTCCTCTCCTTTCCTGTTTAAAGGGAGACAGGAGGAGGACATGCACCTCCAGCAGACAGAGGCAAGGGAGACGAGAAGACAATACGAACGCAGCTGCAAGGTAAACACAAACCTCTCTGTCTGCCTGAGGCTTTGTTGCTTGCATCGTCTCAGATCCTCAACAGTTGTCTTGTTGCTCAGACGTTGGAGGAGCTGACAGGCAGCTACAGAGCACACAGCACTGATCTCATAAAGACTCTCAGCCAGTATTCCCGCACTCAGCAAGAAGTCCTTCAGATGAGGTATGTGGGAGCAGGTGCATGCAAACCTGCTTCagttctatttttttgtttgttttactaatTCAGAGataataagaataaaaataacattagaTAAACACAACCCATTATAAATCATAAAGTGTGACATGGTACACTTTATTTGCAACCATCTAAGCTgcacaaaaatacagaaaagaagCATGAAGTGAAGTAGGGATTCCCTGGTTATCAAATGCACCGATTATCACCAGATGATTCTTTATTGCATGATGTGTGTGCTACTTCTTTCTGTATTTTGTGTCACGAGTTGCATCGTTTCTCCTGCAACAGAACAACTGTGTCAGAACTGACGAATGAAGTGAGGAGTCTAACTCTCCGAGGACAGGAATCACCACCTTTGCTGTCTGCGCTCACAACAAGTATGTCCCTCTTCTTCTCTGGTTCTTTGTCCCGCAGCATGACAGGTCCGCAATCACATTTTTTGTTCGTGTTTAGGTGCCTCGCCGCTCCTGGCCCCTCGCAGCCGGAGCAGAGGGCTCAGAGCTGATGAGGTAGATTCAGACTCTGAGGATTTCAGCCCGACTCCGAGTCTGGCAGAGATCAGCTCTGATGATCTGTCCTGGCTGGAGTACAAAGACCCTGGTAGGAATTTACACAGTCAATCAAAACTATTCACACTGCGTGAAGTTGTggagtgaaaggaaaatcttTGATagtttgcaaaatattttacaaataagaaaCTTAAAAGTGTGTACTTTTGTGTTCAGCACCCCTGAGTCCAAACCTTTTAGAACGAAGTAGTTTCATTTAGgcgtatcagagtaaaggggctgactaaaaatatatgcattttttaaatgccaAACTTTTGCAAACTTTTgtatccttttctttccacttccttgttatgcactactttgtcatataaaatcccaataaaatgcattgaagtttgtggtttcaaCTTGAGGAAATGCACCAAAGCCCAGTTTTCCACGGTGAACCCGACAGTTTAGCGTGCTGAGGCATCATCCTGGACCTGCTCATAAACGTGTTCTCACAATAAGAACACAAACAGCAGAATGTTGTGCAGAGCACCACAGGGTTACAGTAATGATGACTGTTTTTTAGCAAGACGGGGCATGTAGTTCCCCCGCCATGCCTCCCCCGCACACCTAGCTCAACCTTTCCAACGGAGAGAGGAGAAAACGGCATTGTTTGCCATTTTTGCATTCGGTTTTATTAATAGGCTGTTATTTCTAAGATTATGTTTACCACTTTAATATCTGCGTAAAGTTCAGGAAGAACCTGCTACCTTTTTTACCCAACATCAATCCACAGAAAGTTATTCCTCTactttggttttctgttttctcccCTCATTCTTGACAAGAAAATCGATAATTGTactctaaaatattaaaaatccaAAGATATTTCAAGGCCTGAGCAAGGCTGGGATCtagaaaagacttaaaatagGACTAGAGCTGAAAAATCCACACTGAATAATATACAGTGGCAGAGGAATACGTTAATAGCCCTGCCATGTTCCTGCCGGATATAGTTCTTAAGCTATAATTTCCTGTCCAGCAGTCCTTTTTTGGACAGTTTGGTTCCTGTGTGTCTGCGCGGGCCGTGCAGGGCTCACCCCTGAGATTTCCTGTAACAGAGAATCAACGTTCCCGGAAGAGACTACAATCTGCTCTTGAAATGTTTCCCACAGCCTGTCAAAGCAGAATAATTTTCTATTCGCACACACAAGCACCGTCATGCACACAGTTGTTAGAGGCGGGAAAAAAATTCTGAATGCTTTCTAACTTGATCGTACATGATACCATAGAGATAATCCGTTACTTTCATTTCGAAATTAATGCTTCTTTGTCTCTGCCAGCTCCACACCGGCGGGCACCTCCGAGCGTTCATTCCACACCAAGTGATTTTGCTGGTCCGGGATCAGATGTGGAGGATGACGGTGACGATCTTCTTGATGATGTGGATGAAAACGCAGAATTAGAATCTGACCTAAGTCTTAAAGACCTTTAATGGTTTATGCTGGAAagtaaaaaaggaataaaaaaacatatttccgTTATCTACTCAGAAGAGGTAAAAACGGGAGCGTTCCCATGCAGCTTGAATAGCAAacctctgaaaataaaaaggaggCAAAGTGAAACAAGCTGGCAAATGGCTCACCTTCTTGTTGGCCCCACAAGAAGGTGAAAGAAAACACTAAATGCACAATCcatacagtgaagcatggtggcagcagatgtttcttttccagggacagggaagctgctcaGATTTGACAGGAAAATGGATGCAGCTAAATCCGGGGCATTTCTTGGATATTTTATAAACATCATTTGTACCATGTGGAAAAACTGCTGTAGTATTTTAGGACTTTGTAAAAACTAATAACAgcattttgtttcagaaatATGAGGGGTCACACAATGTcaaaggatttttgttttagattgtcTATGTATATTGTGGGGACTTTCAGCAAGTGATTTCACATTCATGTCAGTTTGAGGTACTGTTGGGACTTTACCCACATGTTCCAACTAATACGGAGCTGTGGGAACAAACGCAGGAGGCTGGCAGCTGTTTAAAGATGTCTTTGAATAAGCTTGCCATTCATAATGGTTAGCAATAAAGCCAGGAAAACAGTGGGTTTCTTTACAACATGAGCCACACCAACTACACTGCTGTAATTGTTGCCTCAGCTTCTGCTCACATACAGCGCTGACTATAAATTACATGTCCTAACACAGTGACAGACTACGGGCTAAACCACAATGTTTGATTTTTAGGCAAGAGACGACTAAAAGGGAGTTTGTTCTGATTATAACTTTTGGGGAAGGTGCGGCTTTGATGTGGGGATGTTGGCTCAAAGCAACCGTCTGATCCATTGGGATACGTAACTGATCTCTGGTTTGCAAAGTCAAAAGAAAGCCGAAATTGCACTAAGCTGCTAACTTTAATTGATTAGATACCAAGAAGCAGAGTAATGCTCATTAATCCACATGGAAGACAACCTTTTATTTCTCTACATGCAGTAAAGAATCGCAGAGACTGTTTGCTCAAAGTTTTGGGTATCATGGATGGCCCAATGTCAGAATCCATTACTCTTCCACGCTGGGCAGAGTAATGGATTTTTAATGGGCATGTTATCCTCCCATGGTGCACTCCTCAGGCCAGAATGAATCCTGTGAGGGTTCCTTTTTGGCTCCTGTTGAACTGACAGAAGTGAAGGCAGGAAGAAATCGAAAACCATCATCGATATTAAGGAGCCAATCTCTCCACAGCGCTCTCGGCCTACACAAGACGGACGATGGTCTCTTCGTGTCGTTATGTTTGGCATGAATGGCATTGTCAGGCTGGTTTTTTCCCCTCTGCTGAAGGTATTGATGCttaaactaaaagaaaacactgttaGAACTCTAATGAGCCCAATCTCTGTTTTGTAGAGCATTTACAAAGAATGATTTAGCGTCAACCGCATATATTAACGTcgctggtaaagatgtgtaaagaagaaaaaacttcAAATTAAAACTTTTAGTCCATTAGCATTAACTCACACCGAAAAGTTTAGAACAATTCAACCTTAAATATAAGTATATTAATTcagtgggaggaaaaaaaaaacccactttaAATCACCAGTGGCACTGATATTAGTATCAACAACAATCACTTTAACATAAATGAGGCATTTTTTTAGGTTATACTTTTCCGAGTTTGCCAGTTTCTGGAAACTTCTAATTTGTAATCTTTGACTTTGttcttgtttctcttccaaaagcTGTGGAAACCTTGTTTTAGCACCTTTCAtcataaatgttttgaaatacaacatttaggaagaaaaaaactggTGGGTTCTGCCAGTAAACTAAAAATGGACCATCACTCAgtctttcaacaggataatgagcAAAAACGTATAACCAATCCGTAGAAACGGTTCTCCGGCCCATGGTTCCATGGCCATCTTggtccccagacctgaatccaatagaAAACCTGAGGGATGAGCTAAGGGAGAATAAGAAAGGCCCaaggactctggatgatctaggGAGAGAGTATTGGTTCATGATCTCtctcccactgaataaatgtattc includes the following:
- the LOC124874549 gene encoding uncharacterized protein LOC124874549, which gives rise to MNWDSQLNSILSVADGNVSKMRERLTAGKFSKGAEVKDSGIKSDLDPAAPSHVAHPDRKPPSSLGSCVQWADLAAIQSQLQIQSQLIETLTQKLHHLEREEQSQQCHIQTLQEEVQSLREELRKRDQERENLSSGVERRMEQWRREVGRELSSLRGNITQAASRGNPEESFSLKLRRDELEHLRRELDALKTRIRRQEEDMHLQQTEARETRRQYERSCKTLEELTGSYRAHSTDLIKTLSQYSRTQQEVLQMRTTVSELTNEVRSLTLRGQESPPLLSALTTSASPLLAPRSRSRGLRADEVDSDSEDFSPTPSLAEISSDDLSWLEYKDPAPHRRAPPSVHSTPSDFAGPGSDVEDDGDDLLDDVDENAELESDLSLKDL